AGGAGGTGCAGTACtgtctcacatctttagaaatcccaggccagaaaaatgcatgggttaacctgtatcgggtacgggtcatccctagatgcCCAGACAAGGGAATATCGTGAGCAATCCTAAGTAGCTCTTGCCGATACttctggggaaccactaactgtttggttgTCACTGTGACTGACCCTCCCACTCCTCTTTCAGCAATGCGGTATAGTAGCCCCTTCTCccatgtgtaccgctccccctctaacccagcCTGGTCGGTGTGTACTCTGTCCCTATATACCTGTAGGGTGGGGTCTAACTTAACCTCTGCCACAAATTTAGTTGGGGTATTCCAGGACATACGTGTcgtgtgggggtcatggtctcttacctgagccttaGAGTGTGCTTGTGGAgctgtggtgcgagcctgttgccgtgtggtcactggatgggcttcctggtgtggagcctggggtataaaagcagaggtcatctggcccaagtcattccccagcacaacatctgccggTAAGTTTTGCATGAGGCCCACTTCtacaaccccctcccccacaccccaatccaaatgcactttaGCAGTTGGCagtcggtacactgctccccctgctactcgtactgccactgatccgccagtgtgtgcGGAATCTGGAACTAGATGGGGTGCGATCAAGGTGAGAGTGGCTCCtgaatctcggagcccttgtacttctttcccctccagagtcactagctggcgatgatgctgcctGTTGTCGGTGGCTCGAACTGACATCACCTCGTGTAGAATCCCTAGAGGTTCCTCTGCTTGAGCGCTCAATATTTCTTGGGTGACTGGGGCTACTTGATAGTGATGCGCAGCGGCCCTGGGTGCCAGATTCTGGCGGACTTGGTTCCatgcttgtcggctccggttctgAGTGCACTCTTGAGAaatatgtccccactgtttgcatgtgtgacactggatgttagcccggccattaTACCGGGAGGGAGGTGGCTGATTACCCTGAGCTGGTCTATACGGAGGTGCTGTTGGGCCGGTCGGTGTGAAGGTACTCGGTTGTACGGCGGGTCGAGGATAAGTCCTGGTTGAGGGCccgtgatgtctcctggcatcGAAATGCTGATCGGTTAGTCGggccgcttcggttagggtgagggGCTTTCGATCCCTTACCCATTCTTGTGtttctggggacaagccattaaagaattgtTCTAGCTGTCTCAGTTCCTCCATAGTGGTGGCGTGGCTGGCTTGTATCCATccttgtgatgcttggtccagcttctgcgcccactctgcatgagaatctttgtCTGGTTTGCATAAgcctctgaacttgcgccggtatgcctctggggtaatggcatacctttcTAGAATCGCTCTCTTTACTTTTGtataatccttgctgtcctctcgaggtacagcgcagtaggcttccgctgccctacCCGACAGTTTGCCTGCCAGTAGTGGTACCCATACTGCTGGTTCCAAGTCATGTAAATCACATGGCCTTTCAAAATCTTGCAAATACCCGTCAATCtcatccttttcttcacaaaacactttaaatgcGTGATATGGGATTtggggctttacctgtccgtaaatGGAGGCAGCAATGGATTCTGCCCTGGACGGTGTCTCCGGTGTGtggtttgccatcagataatcatgcacatctgacatcagcacAGTCATTATTTCCATGGATACTGGCTGTGGCAAAAACTCCATCCTGGTTCTCAGCTctctctggtatggggtctcttccatggctggtggaggtgtagcgctgcggctctgtctccctccatcagttcagcgatcagcacagccttggATTTattgctggctactttacccctggcttccagtagctcctttAATGTCTGCCGTTTCAATGCAGCATAATCAATCTCCATTCACCTCGTTGTTCGGTTCTTTgttccatacgaattgccttcactttccttgttcggtagtttcaatttaTACGAACaacgcttttcggctgtaaggttggatcccgtcgcttgccaccaattgtaacggaccgtttcagcagacaaggggttaaaatcatttaggcgataatccccttttcacagacaggcacagctactgtaaaatcaccaaaactcacgaattggatataactgaatgcaccaaactcccgaactgcatacaaaggaataaggtagcactccaaactcccgaactggaacctcacgaatagctgctagcagacgaacaggaaaagctcccaagcggcttacactcctggcagtcagtccctatcagcatacagtgaatcccccaagaacgagacaaggctccgtgttgagggtcaagcagtggtcggtagccgaatgaCGGCCACCTAAGAAtccacttaattaccgattgcaacaatgttgcaaccgggtaattggtgccacacgcctctaagtgtgtgggctTGCGTTCGGTACataattcgtttcacgaacagccggtaaagtggCGGTTCGTGAAATGACCATtcaaatgctagcggctttcggctgctaacATGGGAATACCATAGACAACATGCAATCATACATTTACAGGCAGAATACACAATACGTGTAATTACAATATACTAGCAGTTTGTAGGACAACCTTTAGGGAACTATTCtcgtagtctgaagtggctaggtttgccacacaccCCTTTTCCATGAGTCATTTAACCCTCAAGAGGgactaataaagatttattattttggtAGTTCCAATAAGGCTCTCTAATTAGCAACGTTTCGTTGTATACTGGTGGAGCAGTTTACATCTTGGGTATAGAGACTGGATTTGGGAGCACTTGTTTAGTTAACCCGTTCCAGtctcttctttattttttatatctatatataatacatgtatatatatcatatatatatatatataaaatgtcatactaagtgtatttttatatttatatatacatatattaatataaaaatacatgtataattaaattacatacgtatatatacaatatatatatatatataattatatatatatatattgtatatatacattattattataaaatataaattatacgtatataaaaataaattaaaaaatttaaaaatttttttttaataatttcaaaaaaaaaaaaaaatatatatatatatatatacatgtaattttattctaactgtatttttatattaacatatatatatatatatatatatatatatatatatcaaaatacacttagaataaaattatatatatatatatatatatctatgtataaaaaaataaatacaaataatacgaaatatacatatgtccatatacataattacataaattatttaataaatatacacgtagacttcaaatgtatatatatttaaattctacttgcatatttatgtaatattattacataattaagtaattttaatgattgtaatttgagggacatgcctgagaacccaggccgaaagtccagagaatttaatttgctagcactatgtttaactctgtaactttctatgataccctaaaacctgtacatgggggtacggttttacttgggagactttgcttaaCACAAAAATGAGTctgtcaaaacagtaaaacatatcacagcgatgatatggtcagtgaaagtgaagttttttgcattttgcacACACAAACCGCTCTTTCAccgatgatattattgctgtgataggttttactgttctgaaacactatttttttgtgttcagcgaagtctcctgagtataacagtaccccacatgtagaggttttatagtgcttttgaaagttacagggtcaaatataaggtttaatttttttcattgaaatttgtcagattggtaatgttgctGGCGTATGGAGTAtgttccttggagtatgtgtctgctgtatacaatggctttgaaacacaactcagcaAGATGAGCAAAGACAGTGAACAACTCCCGGACAGCtgcttcattgttaatgcaactcatcatcATGACCTTTTTCCTGTCCCTTTCCGGTGTTTCAAGTGGTGCTTGCTTTTGATATCTCATCACCTTATCTAGAAAGAGGGAAGAGATAACTAAGTGTCACTTCATGCTCGTgacatattgtttatttatattttaaaattaattatcaaATTACAATTTCAGATATGTAGTCACCGATAGATTTGACATTTCCCATGACATTTTTTAGCAAAAGTAACAGAAATATTGGAAATACCTGCAATATGTGCCAGAAGGCTTAATTTCTTCAGTATTTAATTTCTTATTTGAAATTTAATAGTTTTCTAAATAATGTCACAGAACACTAGAAACATTTTTATTGCtgtataatattattttataaagctAAAAATTTAAGctgatgttttatttgttttaagccCTGGTGTTCTCTAAAGGAGCAAACAGTCATGACAAAATCTATATTACAAATGGCCAGGAAGCAACGTACAATGAAGGAAAAGCAATTTGCTCTTCAGCTGGAGGACAGCTTGCTTCACCAACTAATGCAGAAGAGAACCGAGTTATACTAGCCGTAGCTCAACAAAATAAGAAGATTCCATTTTTTGGTATTAATGACATTCAGACTGAGGGAACGTTTAGATACCCAAATGGAGAGAGAATCAGCTACTCAAACTGGAAAGTTCGTGAACCCAATGATCTATACGGGATTGAGGACTGTGTGGAAATGCATGACTCAGGATTATGGAATGATACGATCTGTACAGAAAAACGACTTGTCAtttgtgaatttttttaaaattttatttttttcttttgtttataaacatttacatttttaggaTGTAGAAATATAATCATAATGGAAATCAAACTGGTGCGCTTGAATCATACCCTGGTTAAAATAAATTCCAAGGAAATATGGTTTGTCATTTGCCCTTTGACTAATGTTACCAGCCTTtcgaataaatacatttaaagcatCTATATTTAAACAATAATTTGTGAACAGTGGTAGAGTTGCTCTGCTCCATATTGTATCCATAGTAATATAATAtgaatatttttacatatatttcaaaTACATCAATGGGTTTTAACTTTTATtgagagtgatttttttttaatttaaattttctaTTTTCTGCTACAGCTGATATTATTAAAGTTATACAACACTGCTACTTTGTCTTGATCCAGTTACATTGGGATGTCCATTAAGGTCTCTTATATTTATAAAACAGATAAGGTTCATTTAACGATCTTACAGGTCAGGAATCTCCACTAGATAATATCACTTACTGCGAAGTGACATATCACATTTGTGGCTAGTGTGTCAGTCCCTTGGGTAAGCAAAAGAAAATCAGTTTCACTGCAGTAAGCAATTGCACGCACACAGGAGTTccgttttattaaagggatcctatagtgccaggaaaacatgtgtaggtccccccctccctcggggCTGCACTCCTGcagagctgaaggggttaaaacctgtcTCAGGCtcagcccacgctcctcccctgcctcagccggcaggggagacctactgcgcatgcgcagtaatggccacgcgcgcattagacctccccataggaaaaccattattcaatgctttcctaaagggAAAATCggatgctggaggtccgtgaggatgtgcagcgtcagataacggactaaaagtcagtttggattctgtggctgtctgttagacagccacagagggcagacttagagctgcaatgtaaaaatgtCGTTCAAGAATGGGtaggacattgactcactgatccatatacagcaaggacatcggaatgtGGTTTGGACTAGAGAAgtgctatatatataaaaccctTGCACTCAAGGCCAAagtggatgaaacacagagcatccacatgTACATCAcgaagatgaactgctaagggagaCTTCAACAggtagaggatgcagaaaaagaggaggttccttggcaagacaaacctctctcgctctatatatatatatatatatatatatatatatatatatatagatatatatatatatacagggccggactggcccaccgggataccgggaaatttcctggtgggccgcggcacctggggggctggagatagagagggagccctgctgcaCAAGAATATCGCGGCCGCCagccgcatgtcggtgccgccgggtggccggtccggcggcacactatgAGGTGATTacttgcggccggcggccccatctcctctgctgacagctatgctgctgtcagtatcagtgagtgtgccgggcggccgcctaaccggtccggcggcacactcactgatactgacagccgtACAGCTATCAGTACAGGAGgaatgagggagggggcggagctaactaccaagctccctcgcggttcccataattcccagcatctacacatcatagagtagggattactctatgatgtgtagatgctgggaattatgggaaccgcgagggagcttggtagttagctccgccccctccctcagtcctcttgtaaaaaggtcagaaggggaagggggggggacaaatagagaggaggggggcaattagagggggatggggggacaaagaggggaaaggggaggcaaatagaggggaagggggaggcaaatagaggggaagggggaggcaaatagaggggaagggggggacaaatagaggggaggggggcaaataggggggaggggggaagacaaatagaggggaaggggagagacaaatagaggggaaggaggggcaaatagaggggagggggaggcaaatagaggggatgggggagagacaaatagaggggaagggggggaaaacaaatagaggggaaggtgggagagacaaatagagggaaaggggggcaaatagaggggaagggggcaaatagaggggacggggggacaaatagaagggaaggggggcaaatagaggggaagggggaggcaaatagaggggaaggggggagacaaatagagggaatggggggggacaaatagaggggaagggggagcaaataaaggggaagggggaggcaaatagaggggaagggggaggcaaatagaggggaaggggggagacaaatagaggggatggggggagacaaatagaggggaaagggggcaaataaagaggaagggggggcaaataatagaggggaaggagggggacaaatagaggggaaaggggggcaaatagaggggaagggcgggagacaaatagaggggaaggggagagacaaatagaggggtaatagaaacacagggaaaggggggacacagagactgaggggtaatagaaagacaccaggttgggggatgacgacaaagagacagaggggtaatagagagacaggggatggggggggtcaaagaggggtaatagagacagaggggtaatagagagacataggggttggggggacaaagagacatatggggtaatagagagacacaggggatgggggtacaaagagacagatgggtaagagagagacacagagaggagatggggaagagagacacagggatgagatggggaagagagacacactggaggtttgttggggggacgaagagacatacagtagggaaggggaacaaagtgacacaagatttgtgggaggcaacgctgggctggggaaaaagagaccgagagtggctgggagaagagaaagaggcacacagagtctggagttagaaagagacacacagatgagatttggaaggggagaaagagacaaagtggctggggctaaaaacaacataaaaggggctgggggaaagagaaatacagaggctggagaagggtaaaatgaaacacacagggactaggatgaagtaaaagatgcacaagggttgctgtaagaggaaaaaaaaggagacaattggagacaagatacactaaacaaggtaaaggtaatagacgtaaattgatgtgatcctgacagtaatacacacacacacacacacatatatatatatgcatgtatattgatgtgtgtattagtaacatataattaagcctataatatttacacatatagtaatatacatttatatatgcataatacacacataaatgtcatatatgtatgtatgtgtgtatgtgtgtaatgagcacgtattggccctgtcttgttgctagttgcataatgatgcacaataacatattcaaagtgaagagcgcacccatagaacttcaaaattaaccagatcacttcattttttttagttgtgcaactgcagacattcagcatttcagtatcattactaaaatgtccttaataggccaaagtagttgtactgaaacattgattacatgcaaatgtacgtctacttaaaataaaggcgctcttttgtttattttgaagccctatatgcgttccttcgttggagtaagagttttcaattttaagttattttttcaccctctatatcagcacactatgctggcgcgacgcattattgggctggtatagaatttttttccagggctgattttagttcccagtccggccctgtatgtatatatatatatatatatatatatataaagagcaaaaaacaagtcacCAGAGATTGCTGAAAACgcacaacagctcaattagtcggctcttcggtgggtccccactcagttcTCAATCTGATTTTAGattatcttgtgccattacagagagaactaagccatgcatctcagactgatttcacccaaaagggcagaacagatcccAAATACAGGTCtgctctctctgcacaagagatacagcaaccccagatgattgtttcaaccttgttaggcatcatcagtgagttATAGCCAATATACCTCCATTCCCAaactataaatataaattaaaacttaactgaaaaaaactacatttcctaagcctgGGTTTGCCACCTACACCACAGAACTGTCTACTAACAAGCTACCAGAAGGCAAGGAGCAAGTAAAAAAGTGGGAGGGGCCCATTGGACAAGCCCCAgtgtgtattagaatacaatcTCAAAGAAacactagtgcaggggtaggcaaccttttagcagcactgtgccgatataggattgtgatgtcccgtagagtgccgatcctattttttaaaattgaggtgtgtatgctgccgttttCTGCttatgttatttttactgtaattactttgtttcgttgtatttgtgcgtatatgagctattatattgtatatgttcattagtagtttatggtatcgtgtatgatacatatgaatgtgggctgtgtatggctgcttgtagaattgtgtgtggatggatatgtcacattgtgtgtttggtagtgtgtgagggctgtttggggtattgcatgtgagaggctgcatgtggggttgtgtgcatgtatgtgtattgttagtggtgttgcgtttgtgtggattgtgtgtatgtttgtttgtgggctgttcatattatttgtatgaggggaggattattctgcatttctgtgtatatctagcagtgtgggtgggctccctgggttccagtggggaccaggctggctaggtacaggtcaaggacaggagctgcgatagctgtcgagggctgctctactaaagtgtggattcccattcacaagtgctgggaggcagtgatctgagatcagttactctatgtgctgcaatgcataaattgaggattgtccttcaccacctcttcgtattagcaaatatctgaagttttactgggactcctgataggccatagtgcgtttggctctagcagccttgagtgcctacaaagacacctcgagtgccgtgcatggcactagtgccgtaggttgcctacccctgcactagtgcCTTTATAAAAATGGGGTTCATCCACTAAGGAGTATACTTTTTGCTGACCATTGGGAAAAGTCCAATgtgcccataaaaaaaaaaagtgtgactcCCCAGGCAAAATTTGTAACAAGGAAAGTTTTTTTCcacaaaaatatttacaaagaaaataaataaggaaAAATTATTCCTGTCTAGTGTGCTAACAGTACTAGGTAGGAGGTTGGAAAACCAATTCCTAAAAGCAAAAAAGTAAAGAGATCATCGGTGGATGTCCCCAACACAAAAGAAAATCCACAATAAATATATGTAGACCATGACCAGACAACCATTTTTAACATTGTGATACAGGAAAATGTAGGAAAAGGCCACAAATTCCAACTCAGAGTCCCCCTcctatatttatgaaataaagaGTACAAAACACATTATATCATTCAAGCCACTGGGGGCTATAGTTTCCAATTTTCTTATCTAGAATGCTTTACATTGCAATAGGACATTTGAATGGTTAACTCCTCTTTTTAAGGGGAAATGTGGTCAATGGCCACAAATTTGAGCATAGGTAGTTGGTGGTTATGTTCCAAAAAGTGTTTGGTCGCTGGTCTATCGCAATTTCCATCACAGTATGCTGTTCTAGTCAAAGAGCAATATCCTCTGATCTGATCTCTTAAAGTAGAATCTGTTGGACAATGTAGACCAAGCCACATGGGCAAGTAAAATTGTAAACTACAAATTGCATAGTACATGTAATcatatgttttattaaaaatcttttttcCAATATGGGGATGTTGGAAGTTTTTAGAAGGGTCCATGTGGCTGCAAGTGGCACAGCCTAAGCATCTATAAAAGCTGTGTTTGTCTGGGCTGTGTGATTTTTATAACAATGGAATTATGCAATGATTACATACCCTTGCGCTATGGCACTCACCTGGTTCCCTTACCTGCCCATGTAGGCACCACATCAGTTTCACACCCTCAGACACCTTTGCCAGCAATTCAAAAGCCAGACACTATAGCCTTCCACTTTTTATGATGTCATTGAGTCGCAACTACGTCATAACCGCATCTCTCCATTGCCGATGCCCACTCACATTTAtaaaattgattaaatatatacaaaacaacaaAGGTCTTCCAACTACACTTGAGCTTTACATCTGCTCAGTGCACTGTTGTGGTTTCCAGAATGGTTATctcagtgcacattttttctaTACTCCGATTCCTGGTTGTTGATCTTGGCCTTTCTCGACTATTCTGTTCTCTATCCCTGGTCTTCGATTGGATTGGACAATTGCCCTTGCCCCATGATTGAACATTTATATCTTTTGTTCTTTGTATGTTaggcccagccactctaaggtctggtaatactTACTGCTATCTACTGTTTTTCCTGTGTGAGTATTCTGGACAATACCTGGAAATACTCTGGAGGTAGTCTGAGGTAATCAGTAAGATTTGTTTAAGTTATTTACCTcgttaaaatggcagactttgGTCAGTGTAATAGTGGTTATGCATATGTTCCACTATTTTGGAGTTTTGGAAGCTGTCTAATCtttagacagttctctatattgctgAAGGAGAttatatttttgaagtctgagatttgtaaattctctgttaaacaaactcaggctgggactgttgcaaagccactgcAGCTTGCTAAGAATGGCAGATGGATAACTGTAGAATCTGGTAGACTtaaagttgtggataaaaggcatattgcacataATGTGTCTGTACATAATACATTTTCAGTGCTTTCAGAGTGTTAtggatagagatgtcgcgaacataacattttcggttcgcgaatggcgaacgcgaactaatgcaaatgttcacgaaccggcgaaccgggcgaaccgccatagacttcaatgggcaggcaaattttaaaacccacagggactctttctgcccacaatagtgatggaaaagttgtttcaaggggactaacacctggactgtggcattccagagggggatccatggcaaaactccaatggaaaattacacagttgatgcagagtctggttttaatccataaagggcataaatcacctaacattcctaaatcacaatggatatggattgacacctgacatatgaaatattgacaccttgacatatggattgacacctgtcctcagagaccctgatacactgacacagagcagaatagggactgttcccccctacatagggtcacttggcagatatggattgacacctgtcctcagggaccgtgatacacactgacacagagcagaatagggactgttcccctacatagggtcacttggcagatatgtattgacacctgtcctcggagaccctgatacacactgacacagagcagaatagggactgttccccctacatagggtcacttggcagatttggattgacacatgtcctcaaagaccctgatacacactgacacagagcagaatagggactgttcctcctacatagggtcacttggcatatgtggattggcacctgtcctcagagaccctgatacacactgacacagagcagaatagggaatattcactaaatgccaaacattgttatacaggggaatattcagtaaataaggataaggggggggggggggctactgtcctcccacccggcccccacccctgcacggtgggtgggggccataaatcacaatggggggaccttctgtcctcccccccacccccacccgtgagcagggttggggccataaaaataatgaggggggtacctactgtatgatgttgtatcgatcaggtagtgtaagggttacgcccgcttcacagtgacagaccaaactccccgtttaacgcaccgcaaacaactgcaaacagtccatttgcacaaccgcaaattcctcatttgtacaaggttggataccaagctagccatgtcccgttccttgtcctcactgatgtcattgaaggtctcttcctccacccagccatgtacaacaccaagggtccccgaaaggtgacaacaagccccctgggacgcctgctgtgtttggtcttccacctcctcaaagccaccttcctcctctgactcctcttcttcagactcctctctctgcgttacctctctctgcgttattataaggtgtgttaagtaatactattcttatcagtttaatccctgttacgagtagaggactatttccttatttcgccaaacccctttaaagatggaaaaagcggtatgagtggaagaaacgagaaaatgtggtcaggtggtggtgccagccccaccgagggcttgtacccagatatgctaataaactgaaaaaagaaaaaatctcccaagaaggaaatctaaaactggcataggaaaaggttagacaaccataataaagtgatacctacaaatcctagtgagcataagtgtataatagagggagaaagggaaagcagagtaatgcttcctaataccgtggttagtaccctttgttaaagtaaattgagtaatgg
The DNA window shown above is from Pelobates fuscus isolate aPelFus1 chromosome 10, aPelFus1.pri, whole genome shotgun sequence and carries:
- the LOC134575708 gene encoding pulmonary surfactant-associated protein D-like codes for the protein MLIFVFVLALNHKITLIEKELQSVQSKLEAQKKALVFSKGANSHDKIYITNGQEATYNEGKAICSSAGGQLASPTNAEENRVILAVAQQNKKIPFFGINDIQTEGTFRYPNGERISYSNWKVREPNDLYGIEDCVEMHDSGLWNDTICTEKRLVICEFF